CAAGGTGGTTACAAATGTAACGGGAGGAATTCACGCGTCGGCAATACGCATGGCCTTGTCCAGCATGTCGCCGGTTGCGATAAGGTGCGTCAGGAGGCCCGTGCGCAGAGCGCCCGCCAGGGACTTGGGGCTGCAATTGGCCGAGCATACGCCGACCACATGGCGGCTTCTGGCCAGGGAGGACAGGGGGATCTGAATGGCATAATCCTTGTCGGAGTGTATAATTTCTCCGTCAACGGTGTAATAATAGGCGATAAGGCGCCCCACGGCCTGCCGTTCGGCAAGGAGCTTGCCGTACCGGGCGACGGAGGCGAAGTCCGGGCTGGACGGGTGATTGCCGATATTGACGAGCGCGATATCGAGCATGTCCCATTGCCGACTGACAGTCTTGTAATTTTCCGTCTGGCGGAGAAGGTCCATTTCCTGGCGGGTTTCGGCAAAAGCCGGGGTATGCAGATAATGGGGGGAGGCCAGGGTGTGGTGGGCCACGATCCGGACGTTCTCATTGGAGTGGTAGTACCGGATGGACACGCCGCTGTTGCCCACCATGGGGCAGATGTCGGTGATAACGCCTCGCTCCGGGGTTCTGGTTTCCAGAATCCGGACAAGCGCGCCGATGACGTGCCCCCAGCCCAGCCCGACGCGGCCGCCGCCCTGGGCGCGGATATAGTCCAACGCCGCCTGGGCCAGCACCTGGTTGGTCCGGCTGTCGTCCCCGGCCGGGGAAAGAAGTGTGCCGTCGCGCAGCCCGAAAAGGTTCTTGGCCTGTGCCAGCAGGAGATTGTCTTTTTCCTGGGGCGAATGGATGCGGATCTCCACGATGCCCGCTTCCCGCGCCTCGCGCAGCAACCGGCTGATCAAAGGGCGCGAAACCTTCAGCTCGCGGGCGATTTCGTCCTGTGTCCGCCCCTGCTCATAGTAAAGGCGGGCTATGGCTTCCAACCGTTTGGCTTTTTCCGGCGTCGGCATCGAAACTCCTTACATTTGCCATGGCAGTGCATCCTAATAATAACAAATGTAACCGGACCAGGGCAAGACGGGCAAGGGCCGTGCGGAGCAGCCCCATGCGGTGACCCGCACGGCCCTTTCTCCCGCGCGGCATACGGAAAAAGCCCGCCGAAAATTCGGCGGGCTTTTCAAATGTGGTGCGCTAGGTGGGACTCGAACCCACACAGCCTTGCGGCCACAAGGCCCTCAAGGTAGTGTGCAAACTTTTTTAAAAAAATAAAGCTCCCCAATAGGGAGCTAAATTTTGGTGCGCTAGGTGGGACTCGAACCCACACAGCCTTGCGGCCATAAGGCCCTCAAGGTAGTGTGCAAACTTTTTTAAAAAAATAAAGCTCCCCAATAGGGAGCTAAATTTTGGTGCGCTAGGTGGGACTCGAACCCACACAGCCTTGCGGCCATAAGGCCCTCAAGGTAGTGTGCAAACTTTTTTAAAAAAATAAAGCTCCCCAATAGGGAGCTAAATTTTGGTGCGCTAGGTGGGACTCGAACCCACACAGCCTTGCGGCCATAATGCCCTCAACCTTACGTGTCTACCAATTCCACCACCAGCGCGTGTCAGAGTGGTATAAAGTGAGCCTTGAAGTTTTGCAACTAAAAAATAAAAAAAAATTGCAGGCCGTGCAATCGATTGCCTAGCGATTGCACAGCCTGTTTTTCTTACTACTGCAATGGCATTTCAGGATCACCCCTCTGTACGATTACATCCGGGGGCGGGGCTATGGCGAAACCATCCTCACTCGCATCAGGGGGTGTCGGCATAGGTTTGGCCCTCCGAATGATGATATCCGGTGTCTCTGTGTGGGCTTCACCCTCCTCAACGACAACCAGGGGCGCGGGGAGGGGAACGCTCCCGCCTCTGTACTCTGTCATGCCAGCCATACGCGCCACCCGCGCCCTTTCCATTTCCTTGGCCCGCTTCATGGCGTCGATGCCCTGCATAAGCTGGCCGGGGGCAAGGTGGGCGTAGCGCATGGTTACGCGCATGTCTTTGTGGCCCATCCAGCGCATTACGTCCGGCAGCGGCATGCCGCCACGGACAAGACGCGAGCAGGCGGTGTGGCGGCAG
The DNA window shown above is from uncultured delta proteobacterium and carries:
- a CDS encoding conserved hypothetical protein (Evidence 4 : Homologs of previously reported genes of unknown function); translation: MPTPEKAKRLEAIARLYYEQGRTQDEIARELKVSRPLISRLLREAREAGIVEIRIHSPQEKDNLLLAQAKNLFGLRDGTLLSPAGDDSRTNQVLAQAALDYIRAQGGGRVGLGWGHVIGALVRILETRTPERGVITDICPMVGNSGVSIRYYHSNENVRIVAHHTLASPHYLHTPAFAETRQEMDLLRQTENYKTVSRQWDMLDIALVNIGNHPSSPDFASVARYGKLLAERQAVGRLIAYYYTVDGEIIHSDKDYAIQIPLSSLARSRHVVGVCSANCSPKSLAGALRTGLLTHLIATGDMLDKAMRIADA
- a CDS encoding exported hypothetical protein (Evidence 5 : No homology to any previously reported sequences) codes for the protein MPRGRKGRAGHRMGLLRTALARLALVRLHLLLLGCTAMANVRSFDADAGKSQTVGSHSPPLL
- a CDS encoding hypothetical protein (Evidence 5 : No homology to any previously reported sequences), coding for MWVRVPPSAPKFSSLLGSFIFLKKFAHYLEGLMAARLCGFESHLAHQNLAPYWGALFF
- a CDS encoding hypothetical protein (Evidence 5 : No homology to any previously reported sequences), translating into MPSTLRVYQFHHQRVSEWYKVSLEVLQLKNKKKLQAVQSIA